In Archangium violaceum, the following are encoded in one genomic region:
- a CDS encoding zinc-ribbon domain-containing protein — translation MIVKCERCQTRFKIPDEKVTEKGVKVRCTKCQHTFRVAREDVSSAAPAPAMPSVEVAPSAKPPATPRAGTPLEVPRTSAPAASSSVPWGGSPAAGKAPGRPGGASSLDALFDAPGSSPAASGPGVAVPRGGAPAIPLPRSMEPPKTPATIDLDPLMEFMGDNTPTPAEALKLAAKAPLPNKPAGALALGATQPGPTAPAAKPAPAPKPAQAAAPVPVQVPAKSPAPVQVPAKSPAPALPKSSAPFTFDENDPFGASDAGAMLADPVPTPPPAPKPAPMPVPARSAPPAPKPAQSAAPAPVQVPARSPAPAPVPAHSAPMAFEENDPFALPPDDSPTVPATPTLPPRGAAPVPAHSAPMAFEENDPFALPPDDSPTVPATPTLPPRSAAPIPVPAPAFEEMEGLEGNNPFVSYEPPPPAPAPARAAAPMPMQTAAPNAMAGNNPFATFDPVAALPPSPADRMPMTPSGSFDPVAALPPAPAARAPAPVPAPTPAAAPSGIPDWGAPQGAVPSGIPDWGAPQGAVPAGIPDWGATQTVPATPLAKSGAPTERNPFPDFPGPGAPQGREILADLPAMQPTPTPPPPVIAAPPPKKEEAPSERQGPRLVQRLAAVAAQLVVAAVLVVGLVAVGSAWLNDGRVELSALSPSRMREMVSPTLPLVPKDLSNGLYETRDGHTLFFVRGEVENRGTAPVRVKARVALYEGDQRVKSAEGLVGAVPTPEELYSLVSASEADALRSRLDGAAKEVAPGARAPFVVFFYEYPADLAGFRLDVTFESLAKEGNAGNAQP, via the coding sequence ATGATCGTCAAGTGTGAGCGGTGCCAGACGCGGTTCAAGATCCCCGACGAGAAGGTGACGGAAAAGGGGGTCAAGGTCCGTTGCACGAAGTGTCAGCATACCTTCCGGGTGGCGCGTGAGGACGTCTCGTCCGCCGCGCCCGCCCCGGCCATGCCTTCCGTCGAGGTGGCTCCGTCCGCGAAGCCGCCAGCGACTCCTCGTGCGGGCACTCCGCTCGAGGTTCCCCGGACCTCCGCGCCCGCCGCCTCGTCCTCCGTGCCCTGGGGCGGTTCCCCCGCGGCGGGCAAGGCTCCGGGTCGACCCGGAGGCGCCTCTTCCCTCGACGCGCTCTTCGATGCGCCGGGCAGCTCTCCGGCCGCCTCGGGTCCCGGCGTCGCCGTCCCCCGAGGGGGCGCTCCAGCCATCCCGCTGCCCCGCTCGATGGAGCCGCCGAAGACCCCGGCGACGATCGACCTGGACCCCTTGATGGAGTTCATGGGCGACAACACGCCGACTCCCGCGGAGGCGCTCAAGCTCGCCGCCAAGGCCCCCCTTCCCAACAAGCCCGCCGGAGCGCTGGCGCTCGGCGCGACCCAGCCCGGCCCGACCGCGCCGGCCGCGAAGCCCGCTCCGGCTCCCAAGCCGGCCCAGGCCGCCGCGCCCGTGCCGGTCCAGGTCCCGGCGAAGAGCCCCGCGCCCGTCCAGGTCCCGGCGAAGAGCCCCGCGCCCGCCCTGCCCAAGAGCAGCGCGCCCTTCACCTTCGACGAGAACGATCCGTTCGGCGCGAGCGATGCCGGGGCGATGCTCGCCGACCCGGTGCCCACGCCGCCGCCGGCTCCCAAGCCGGCTCCGATGCCCGTGCCGGCTCGGAGTGCCCCACCGGCGCCCAAGCCGGCCCAGAGCGCCGCCCCCGCGCCGGTCCAGGTTCCGGCCAGGAGCCCCGCGCCCGCGCCCGTCCCGGCGCACAGCGCGCCGATGGCGTTCGAGGAGAATGATCCGTTCGCGCTGCCGCCGGATGATTCGCCGACGGTTCCGGCCACGCCCACGCTGCCTCCCCGGGGCGCCGCGCCCGTCCCGGCGCACAGCGCGCCGATGGCGTTCGAGGAGAACGATCCGTTCGCGCTGCCGCCGGATGATTCGCCGACGGTTCCGGCCACGCCCACGCTGCCTCCCCGGAGTGCCGCGCCCATTCCGGTTCCGGCTCCCGCTTTCGAGGAGATGGAGGGGCTCGAGGGCAACAACCCGTTCGTCTCGTACGAGCCCCCGCCTCCAGCCCCGGCTCCGGCTCGTGCCGCCGCGCCGATGCCGATGCAGACCGCGGCCCCGAACGCGATGGCGGGTAACAACCCGTTCGCCACGTTCGACCCCGTGGCGGCGCTGCCTCCATCCCCCGCGGACAGGATGCCCATGACGCCCTCGGGCTCGTTCGATCCCGTGGCGGCACTGCCTCCAGCGCCCGCGGCCAGGGCGCCCGCTCCGGTTCCTGCTCCGACTCCCGCGGCCGCTCCGTCGGGCATCCCGGATTGGGGTGCTCCGCAGGGGGCCGTTCCGTCGGGCATCCCGGATTGGGGCGCTCCGCAGGGCGCCGTTCCGGCGGGTATTCCGGACTGGGGTGCCACGCAGACGGTCCCGGCGACCCCGCTGGCCAAGTCGGGGGCTCCGACGGAGCGCAATCCGTTCCCGGACTTCCCGGGGCCGGGGGCTCCCCAGGGTCGGGAGATCCTCGCCGATCTTCCGGCCATGCAGCCGACACCGACGCCCCCGCCGCCGGTGATTGCCGCCCCGCCTCCGAAGAAGGAGGAGGCTCCCAGCGAGCGCCAGGGTCCGCGTCTGGTGCAGCGTCTGGCCGCGGTGGCCGCTCAGCTCGTCGTGGCGGCGGTGCTGGTGGTCGGCCTCGTCGCCGTGGGCAGCGCCTGGCTCAACGATGGCCGGGTGGAGCTGTCGGCGCTGTCGCCCTCGCGCATGAGGGAGATGGTGTCGCCCACGCTGCCCCTGGTGCCGAAGGACCTCTCCAACGGCCTCTACGAGACGCGTGACGGACACACCCTCTTCTTCGTCCGGGGCGAGGTGGAGAACCGGGGCACCGCTCCCGTCCGGGTGAAGGCGCGCGTCGCGCTGTACGAAGGGGACCAGCGGGTGAAGAGCGCGGAGGGCCTCGTGGGCGCCGTGCCCACGCCGGAGGAGCTCTACTCGCTCGTGAGCGCCAGTGAGGCCGACGCGCTGCGGAGCCGCCTGGACGGAGCCGCCAAAGAGGTGGCTCCCGGGGCCCGGGCACCCTTCGTCGTCTTCTTCTACGAGTACCCGGCGGATCTGGCCGGCTTCCGGCTCGACGTGACGTTCGAGTCCCTGGCCAAGGAGGGGAACGCGGGCAATGCCCAGCCGTGA
- a CDS encoding twin-arginine translocase TatA/TatE family subunit yields MLGLRTGEILFIAFILVVVFSAARMGQLGNAVGKFVYSFKKASKGEDLVDAKTLPRSKRGQDVSDAEYTDSGPKRG; encoded by the coding sequence ATGCTGGGGCTGCGTACCGGGGAGATTCTCTTCATCGCCTTCATCCTCGTGGTGGTGTTCTCCGCCGCGCGGATGGGCCAACTCGGCAACGCCGTGGGCAAGTTCGTCTACTCGTTCAAGAAGGCCTCCAAGGGCGAGGACCTCGTGGACGCGAAGACCCTGCCCCGCTCCAAGCGCGGCCAGGACGTCTCCGACGCCGAGTACACCGACTCCGGCCCCAAGCGCGGCTGA
- a CDS encoding polyhydroxyalkanoate synthesis regulator DNA-binding domain-containing protein, producing the protein MSEPEQAGVPGKEPKVIKRYTNRKLYDTVESRYVTLDEIAAMIKDGVEVQIVDNRTKEDLTSVTLAQIIFEEEKKRNRMPLTVLREIIRHPGESLTDFIQKAVTPRVVSIREEAESRLDKLLRREDKREEDKQEGEPTPAEPTAEQAPAQPQEAAGGSGGASELLKASQRALEDWQRKIDERVKHVVENLAGNLPALGRDMAVLTQRLGELEKKLDELEKKNPQ; encoded by the coding sequence ATGAGCGAGCCAGAGCAGGCAGGCGTGCCGGGCAAGGAGCCCAAGGTCATCAAGCGGTATACCAACCGCAAGCTCTACGACACCGTCGAGAGCCGCTATGTGACCCTCGACGAGATTGCCGCGATGATCAAGGACGGCGTGGAGGTCCAGATCGTCGACAATCGGACAAAAGAGGATCTCACCTCGGTCACGCTCGCGCAGATCATCTTCGAGGAAGAGAAGAAGCGGAACCGGATGCCCCTCACGGTGCTCCGGGAGATCATCCGCCATCCGGGCGAGTCGCTGACGGACTTCATCCAGAAGGCGGTCACGCCCCGCGTGGTGTCCATCCGCGAGGAGGCCGAGTCGCGCCTGGACAAGCTGCTGCGGCGCGAGGACAAGCGCGAGGAGGACAAGCAGGAGGGCGAGCCCACGCCCGCCGAGCCGACGGCCGAGCAGGCTCCGGCGCAGCCGCAGGAAGCGGCCGGTGGCTCCGGTGGCGCGAGCGAGCTGCTCAAGGCCAGCCAGCGCGCGCTGGAGGACTGGCAGCGGAAGATCGACGAGCGGGTGAAGCACGTCGTGGAGAACCTGGCGGGCAACCTGCCGGCGCTCGGCCGCGACATGGCGGTGCTGACGCAGCGCCTGGGGGAGCTCGAGAAGAAGCTCGACGAGCTGGAGAAGAAGAACCCGCAGTAA
- a CDS encoding ArsA family ATPase, protein MAGLLDKRLWIVSGKGGVGKSTIAAALALRSARAGRRTLVCEVNTQERISRLLGHQPVGPQVTKLEDNLWAVDVRPQEAMREYALMVLRFETLYKTVFENKVVRYFLRFIPSLQELVLLGKILFHAQEKRPDGQPLWDSIVMDAPATGHAITFLRVPQVLLQTLPPGPMTREAMKMRDILEDPATTAAVLVSLPEEMPVNETLELHSALRDQVRVRTHAAVLNAAFPERFTEDDLETLVDHPELLRVARAHHDRAAQTVLAEMKLERNLHVPVYQVPRIFTPGFGREAIEQVMGHLEPLVTGKAET, encoded by the coding sequence ATGGCCGGCCTTCTCGACAAGAGGTTGTGGATCGTCTCCGGAAAGGGCGGCGTGGGGAAGAGCACCATCGCCGCGGCGCTGGCGTTGCGCTCGGCGCGCGCTGGCAGGCGCACCCTGGTGTGTGAGGTCAACACCCAGGAGCGCATCAGCCGCCTGCTCGGGCATCAGCCCGTGGGCCCCCAGGTGACGAAATTGGAGGACAACCTGTGGGCGGTCGACGTCCGGCCCCAGGAGGCCATGCGCGAGTACGCGCTCATGGTCCTGCGCTTCGAGACCCTCTACAAGACGGTCTTCGAGAACAAGGTGGTGCGCTACTTCCTGCGCTTCATCCCCTCGCTGCAGGAGCTGGTGCTGCTGGGGAAGATCCTCTTCCACGCGCAGGAGAAGCGGCCGGATGGCCAGCCGCTGTGGGACAGCATCGTCATGGACGCGCCGGCCACGGGCCACGCCATCACCTTCCTGAGGGTGCCGCAGGTGCTGTTGCAGACGCTGCCGCCCGGGCCGATGACCCGGGAGGCGATGAAGATGCGGGACATCCTGGAGGACCCGGCGACGACGGCGGCGGTGCTGGTGTCGCTGCCCGAGGAGATGCCGGTGAACGAGACGCTGGAGCTGCACTCGGCACTGCGCGACCAGGTGCGGGTGCGCACCCACGCGGCGGTGCTCAACGCGGCCTTCCCCGAGCGCTTCACCGAGGACGACCTGGAGACGCTGGTGGACCACCCGGAGCTGCTGCGGGTGGCGCGGGCGCACCATGACCGGGCGGCGCAGACGGTGCTGGCGGAGATGAAGCTGGAGCGCAACCTGCACGTGCCGGTGTACCAGGTACCGCGCATCTTCACGCCGGGCTTCGGACGCGAGGCCATCGAGCAGGTGATGGGCCACCTGGAGCCACTGGTGACGGGGAAGGCGGAGACATGA
- a CDS encoding ArsA family ATPase, with protein sequence MNALSEALSKKRVLVCVGSGGVGKTTISATLALRSAVDGRSSLVCTIDPAKRLANSLGLNALGNVEAEVPPSALEPLGVKPRGRLHAMMLDMKQTWDDLILKYAPPDKREKILANRFYQSLSSALAGSQEYIAMEKLWELRTKRDYELIVLDTPPTAHALDFLEAPNRVLDFLDNEAAKWLLTPALAAGKIGLSLFSLGSSYVAKTISKFTGTETLQELAGFMMAIAPMNESFRERARGVRELLEAESTGFVLVTSPGRERLDEVTHFHRLLKQNRMEVVAVVVNRVHPMPAQALWEEAKGLIPTRRAKVEETLRELTMLAEQDARGIAEIQAVCDGTPLIQVPRFELDVHDIGALWRTARYLIGDEALPSPAALSSGETRR encoded by the coding sequence ATGAACGCGCTCTCCGAGGCGCTGTCGAAGAAGCGCGTGCTGGTGTGCGTGGGCTCGGGCGGCGTGGGCAAGACGACCATCTCCGCGACGCTGGCGCTGCGCTCGGCGGTGGACGGGCGCAGCAGCCTGGTGTGCACCATCGACCCGGCCAAGCGGCTGGCCAACTCGCTGGGCCTGAACGCGCTGGGCAACGTGGAGGCCGAGGTGCCGCCGTCCGCGCTGGAGCCGCTCGGGGTGAAGCCCCGGGGGCGCCTGCACGCGATGATGCTGGACATGAAGCAGACGTGGGACGACCTCATCCTCAAGTACGCCCCACCGGACAAGCGCGAGAAGATCCTCGCCAACCGCTTCTACCAGTCGCTCTCCAGCGCCCTCGCGGGCAGCCAGGAGTACATCGCGATGGAGAAGCTGTGGGAGCTGCGCACGAAGCGCGACTACGAGCTCATCGTGCTCGACACGCCGCCCACGGCGCACGCGCTGGACTTCCTCGAGGCACCCAACCGGGTGCTGGACTTCCTCGACAACGAGGCGGCCAAGTGGCTGCTCACGCCGGCGCTCGCGGCGGGGAAGATTGGCCTGTCGCTCTTCAGCCTGGGCAGCAGCTACGTGGCGAAGACGATCTCCAAGTTCACGGGCACGGAGACGCTGCAGGAGCTGGCGGGCTTCATGATGGCCATCGCCCCGATGAACGAGAGCTTCCGGGAGCGGGCGCGCGGGGTGCGCGAGCTGCTGGAGGCGGAGTCCACGGGCTTCGTGCTGGTGACGAGCCCCGGGCGCGAGCGCCTGGACGAGGTGACGCACTTCCACCGGCTGCTGAAGCAGAACCGGATGGAGGTGGTGGCGGTGGTGGTGAACCGGGTGCACCCGATGCCGGCGCAGGCGCTGTGGGAGGAGGCGAAGGGTCTGATTCCCACCCGGCGCGCGAAGGTGGAGGAGACGCTGCGGGAGCTGACGATGCTGGCGGAGCAGGACGCGCGGGGCATCGCGGAAATTCAAGCGGTGTGTGATGGCACCCCGCTCATCCAGGTGCCGCGCTTCGAGCTGGACGTGCACGACATCGGGGCGCTGTGGCGCACGGCGCGCTACCTCATCGGGGACGAGGCGCTCCCCTCCCCCGCCGCGCTCTCGTCGGGTGAGACCCGGCGGTGA
- a CDS encoding MXAN_5808 family serine peptidase has product MPRLFRRILAVAVLLGAWALVGNDRAPLPLTLGAAEAGQGNASDSTRLSGEKGGSQHELSSLRVFTKVILYVKDNYVDPKRVRPKEMMISALEYVEKSVPDVLVDGNAETGRLNVNVNGKTREFDISHVDSLWKMSFTLKDVFDFVNKNMRPMEETRDIEYAAVNGMLSTLDPHSVLLRPEIYREMKLSTKGEFGGLGFVIQMREGNLTVVKVLPKTPAARAGILKDDQIKKIGEESTVNMDLNEAVGKLRGQVDSRVSITVDRKGWDKPRAMTLSRAMISIESVQSKLLAGNVGYVRLKNFQGNTTRDLQAALSEMRRQTESKGGLKGVVLDLRGNPGGLLEQAIQVSDTFISNGTLVSTVGLSDKLREEKRARPDEGEDTFPVAVLVNAGSASASEIVAGAMKNLNRAVIIGRQTFGKGSVQVLYDFPDDSALKLTIAKYLTPGDVSIQEVGIIPDIELVPSAVTDERVLVFAPRKTIGEADLDQHFGNPNSDSVAKKREDVLGREKPLETVKYLKLDEKQQALAKKAQEEAAKNNETASKDRSGGHPLLDVDSVGTGEELDDQLDAESQEEVKEDFEVQFARDYVLQVPFTDRRQMLQKGKTFVEQKRREEEQRISSAISALNVDWSAGPTPKDVKLTGSFSPAADQHIAAGETFDMTVTAENKGGEALKRVRAYTESDNFYLDRREFLFGSLAPGEKKTWKVKVRLPKDLTSRRDDVTVKFFDDNGALPTTVVSELNFAELPRPAFAFNWQVIDTCETCNGDGVAQRGEDIILVLDVTNTGKGKALDSFAQIKNVGDPNIFIEKGRFKLGELASGETKTARFQLEVKKGFREATFPLKLAIVDEPLEEFAMEKLELPVSDVPVAKLEPKKSLVKVAEKAELLGSPQQDGTVLAKLSKPAVLNAEAVTKGFYRVELEKDRFAFVRSQDVREARGKATPVQGLTYVARRSPPEIKLDVDSTQGGLVANGDKYTLTGEVDDAQGLLDMYILVNDQKVYFQGVDQNAKANEPRKLKFTTEFSLKEGNNNVLVVARESTDFASRRTLVIRRRPAELAQKLGSAAAPASATKPGKSATP; this is encoded by the coding sequence ATGCCGCGACTCTTTCGCCGGATTCTCGCCGTCGCCGTTCTTCTTGGCGCCTGGGCCCTCGTGGGCAACGACCGGGCGCCCCTGCCCCTGACACTCGGTGCGGCGGAGGCCGGCCAGGGAAACGCTTCTGACTCCACTCGCCTCTCGGGTGAGAAGGGAGGCTCGCAGCACGAGCTCTCCTCCCTGCGCGTCTTCACGAAGGTCATCCTCTATGTGAAGGACAACTACGTCGACCCCAAGCGCGTGCGGCCCAAGGAGATGATGATCTCCGCGCTGGAGTACGTGGAGAAGAGCGTCCCGGACGTGCTCGTGGACGGCAACGCCGAGACGGGCAGGCTCAACGTCAATGTCAACGGCAAGACGCGCGAGTTCGACATCAGCCACGTCGACTCACTGTGGAAGATGTCCTTCACGCTCAAGGACGTCTTCGACTTCGTGAACAAGAACATGCGTCCCATGGAGGAGACGCGTGACATCGAGTACGCGGCCGTCAACGGGATGCTCTCCACGTTGGATCCGCACTCGGTGCTGCTGCGCCCCGAAATCTATCGGGAGATGAAGCTGTCGACGAAGGGTGAGTTCGGCGGCCTGGGCTTCGTCATCCAGATGCGCGAGGGCAACCTCACGGTGGTGAAGGTGCTGCCCAAGACGCCGGCGGCTCGCGCGGGCATCCTCAAGGACGATCAGATCAAGAAGATTGGCGAGGAGTCCACGGTCAACATGGACCTCAACGAGGCCGTGGGGAAGCTGCGCGGCCAGGTGGACAGCCGCGTCTCCATCACCGTGGATCGCAAGGGCTGGGACAAGCCGCGCGCCATGACGCTCAGCCGCGCGATGATCTCCATCGAGAGCGTGCAGTCCAAGCTGCTCGCCGGCAACGTGGGCTACGTCCGGCTGAAGAACTTCCAGGGCAACACCACGAGGGACTTGCAGGCGGCGCTCTCCGAGATGCGCCGGCAGACCGAGTCCAAGGGTGGGCTCAAGGGCGTGGTGCTGGACCTGCGCGGCAACCCGGGCGGCCTCCTGGAGCAGGCCATCCAGGTGTCGGACACCTTCATCTCCAACGGCACGCTGGTGTCGACGGTGGGCCTGTCGGACAAGCTGCGCGAGGAGAAGCGCGCCCGTCCGGACGAGGGTGAGGACACCTTCCCGGTGGCGGTGCTGGTGAACGCGGGCAGCGCCTCGGCCTCGGAGATCGTCGCCGGCGCGATGAAGAACCTCAACCGCGCGGTCATCATCGGCCGCCAGACGTTCGGCAAGGGCAGCGTGCAGGTGCTGTACGACTTCCCGGACGACAGCGCGCTCAAGCTGACCATCGCCAAGTACCTCACCCCGGGCGACGTCTCCATCCAGGAGGTGGGCATCATCCCGGACATCGAGCTGGTGCCCTCGGCCGTCACCGACGAGCGCGTGCTGGTGTTCGCCCCGCGCAAGACGATTGGCGAGGCGGACCTCGACCAGCACTTCGGCAACCCGAACTCGGACTCGGTGGCCAAGAAGCGCGAGGACGTGCTCGGCCGCGAGAAGCCGCTCGAGACGGTGAAGTACCTCAAGCTGGACGAGAAGCAGCAGGCGCTGGCCAAGAAGGCGCAGGAGGAGGCCGCCAAGAACAACGAGACGGCGTCCAAGGACCGCTCCGGCGGCCACCCGCTGCTGGACGTGGACTCGGTGGGCACGGGCGAGGAGCTGGATGATCAGCTCGACGCGGAGAGCCAGGAAGAGGTGAAGGAGGACTTCGAGGTGCAGTTCGCCCGGGACTACGTCCTCCAGGTGCCCTTCACGGACCGGCGCCAGATGCTGCAGAAGGGCAAGACCTTCGTGGAGCAGAAGCGCCGCGAGGAGGAGCAGCGCATCAGCTCCGCCATCAGCGCGCTCAACGTGGACTGGAGCGCGGGCCCCACGCCCAAGGACGTGAAGCTCACGGGGAGCTTCAGCCCCGCCGCGGACCAGCACATCGCCGCGGGCGAGACGTTCGACATGACCGTCACCGCGGAGAACAAGGGCGGCGAGGCCCTCAAGCGGGTGCGTGCCTACACGGAGAGCGACAACTTCTACCTGGACCGCCGCGAGTTCCTCTTCGGCAGCCTGGCGCCGGGGGAGAAGAAGACGTGGAAGGTGAAGGTGCGCCTGCCCAAGGACCTGACCTCGCGCCGCGACGACGTGACGGTGAAGTTCTTCGACGACAATGGCGCGCTGCCCACCACGGTGGTGAGCGAGCTGAACTTCGCGGAGCTGCCGCGTCCCGCCTTCGCCTTCAACTGGCAGGTCATCGACACCTGCGAGACGTGCAACGGTGACGGCGTGGCCCAGCGCGGCGAGGACATCATCCTGGTGCTGGACGTGACGAACACCGGCAAGGGCAAGGCGCTCGACTCGTTCGCGCAGATCAAGAATGTTGGCGACCCGAACATCTTCATCGAGAAGGGCCGCTTCAAGCTGGGCGAGCTGGCCTCGGGCGAGACGAAGACGGCGCGCTTCCAGCTGGAGGTGAAGAAGGGCTTCCGCGAGGCGACCTTCCCGCTGAAGCTGGCCATCGTCGACGAGCCGCTCGAGGAGTTCGCCATGGAGAAGCTGGAGCTGCCGGTGTCGGACGTGCCGGTGGCGAAGCTCGAGCCGAAGAAGAGCCTGGTGAAGGTGGCGGAGAAGGCGGAGCTGCTGGGCTCGCCGCAGCAGGACGGCACGGTGCTGGCGAAGCTGTCCAAGCCGGCGGTGCTCAACGCCGAGGCCGTCACCAAGGGCTTCTACCGCGTGGAGCTGGAGAAGGACCGCTTCGCCTTCGTGCGCAGCCAGGACGTGCGCGAGGCGCGCGGCAAGGCCACCCCGGTGCAGGGTCTGACGTACGTGGCCCGCCGCTCGCCGCCGGAGATCAAGCTGGACGTGGACTCCACCCAGGGCGGGCTGGTGGCCAACGGGGACAAGTACACCCTCACCGGCGAGGTGGATGACGCCCAGGGCCTGCTGGACATGTACATCCTGGTGAACGACCAGAAGGTGTACTTCCAGGGCGTGGACCAGAACGCGAAGGCGAACGAGCCGCGCAAGCTCAAGTTCACCACCGAGTTCTCCCTCAAGGAGGGCAACAACAACGTCCTGGTGGTGGCGCGCGAGAGCACCGACTTCGCCAGCCGCCGCACCCTGGTCATCCGCCGCCGTCCGGCCGAGCTGGCCCAGAAGCTGGGCTCGGCCGCGGCGCCGGCCTCGGCCACCAAGCCGGGCAAGAGCGCGACGCCGTAA
- a CDS encoding glycerophosphodiester phosphodiesterase has protein sequence MLLLAHRGASADAPENTLAAFQEAVAQGADGVELDAMVCGSGEVVVCHDEKLDRLAGLPWEVRTTSWWKLKQADVGSRLGFAPERIPLLEEVLDALPAHFLVNIELKCDHADDGGLSQKVAELVTRRELAERVVISSFNPLCLFRTAAAAPSLRRGFLIDPDKRWGPQAYVVTPLVSSHSVHPYHEQCTPERVEEWRRRGLRVAVWTVDDAERARAMEEMGVSYLITNRPRAVREALRAGA, from the coding sequence ATGCTCCTGCTCGCCCACCGAGGTGCCAGCGCCGATGCCCCGGAGAATACCCTCGCCGCCTTCCAGGAGGCCGTGGCCCAGGGGGCCGATGGCGTGGAGCTGGACGCCATGGTGTGCGGCTCCGGCGAGGTGGTGGTGTGCCACGACGAGAAGCTGGACCGGCTCGCGGGCCTGCCCTGGGAGGTGCGCACCACGTCCTGGTGGAAGCTGAAGCAGGCGGACGTGGGCAGCCGGCTCGGCTTCGCGCCCGAGCGCATTCCCCTGCTGGAGGAGGTGCTGGACGCGCTGCCCGCGCACTTCCTCGTCAACATCGAGCTCAAGTGCGACCACGCCGACGATGGAGGCCTGTCCCAGAAGGTGGCGGAGCTCGTCACCCGCCGGGAGCTGGCCGAGCGCGTGGTCATCTCCAGCTTCAACCCGCTGTGCCTCTTCCGGACGGCGGCCGCCGCGCCGTCGCTGCGCCGCGGCTTCCTCATCGACCCGGACAAGCGCTGGGGGCCGCAGGCGTACGTGGTGACGCCGCTCGTCTCGTCACACTCGGTGCACCCGTACCACGAGCAGTGCACGCCGGAGCGCGTGGAGGAGTGGCGCCGCCGGGGGCTGCGCGTGGCGGTGTGGACGGTGGATGACGCGGAGCGCGCCCGGGCGATGGAGGAGATGGGCGTCTCCTACCTCATCACCAACAGGCCCCGCGCCGTGCGCGAGGCCCTGCGCGCCGGGGCCTAG
- a CDS encoding ParA family protein: protein MRRIAFINEKGGTCKTTLAVNTAAWLARDRGLEVLLVDLDTQGHAGKSLGLDVRTLPRNVFHLLTDPGVRLEDVIQPSAIEGLSVLPAYKEMADFPLVVAHDERRAHRLAERLAPAEAAGYDVIVFDAPPSMGITTRNILVAATEVVVPVALTYFALDGCAEVADTVRQVAETEGRPELRITKVVPTLYRRTSLATAILERLKAYFPDTLAATPLGYNVKVDEAQSHGKTIWEYAPSSTGAKMLGAIASEIYDGAPAKAKRGKKRVA from the coding sequence ATGCGGCGCATCGCCTTCATCAACGAGAAGGGTGGGACCTGCAAGACGACGCTGGCGGTCAACACCGCCGCGTGGCTCGCCAGGGACCGCGGGCTCGAGGTCCTGCTGGTGGATCTGGACACGCAGGGGCACGCGGGCAAGTCGCTCGGGCTGGACGTGCGCACGCTGCCGCGCAACGTCTTCCACCTGCTCACCGACCCGGGCGTGCGCCTGGAGGACGTGATTCAGCCCTCGGCCATCGAGGGGCTGTCCGTGCTGCCCGCCTACAAGGAGATGGCGGACTTCCCGCTGGTCGTGGCCCATGACGAGCGCCGCGCGCACCGGCTCGCGGAGCGGCTCGCCCCGGCCGAGGCCGCCGGCTACGACGTCATCGTCTTCGATGCGCCGCCGTCCATGGGCATCACCACGCGCAACATCCTCGTGGCCGCCACGGAGGTGGTGGTGCCGGTGGCCCTCACGTACTTCGCGCTCGATGGTTGCGCCGAGGTGGCCGACACCGTCCGCCAGGTCGCCGAGACCGAGGGCCGTCCCGAGCTGCGCATCACCAAGGTGGTACCCACGCTCTACCGGCGCACCTCGCTGGCCACCGCCATCCTCGAGCGCCTCAAGGCCTACTTCCCAGACACGCTGGCGGCCACGCCGCTGGGCTACAACGTGAAGGTGGACGAGGCCCAGAGCCACGGGAAGACCATCTGGGAGTACGCGCCCAGCAGCACCGGCGCGAAGATGCTCGGCGCCATCGCGTCGGAGATCTACGACGGCGCGCCCGCCAAGGCGAAGCGCGGCAAGAAGCGAGTGGCGTAG